The Desulfuromonas versatilis genome has a segment encoding these proteins:
- a CDS encoding OmpA family protein, with product MNGRRITPLMLVLVLLLCAPGVVSAAPDRVQERLLEQFALPLRWDNVEGAEFWVEGASPAYAKASGWHLVTLEPGAEVRVRLPEGEQLRVVRPVGELAPTDLEAFVSNGSGLFAAQALQGSTDGRSLLLTPDPGGPAVVRLARPAASREALEVALFVSRREPLGEIAPYRRLRSLPGEPARLRTRHQAAAMDFWWLAPEKPLEVELQGPARLAVEHRLAYPRGESEQRLGYRLSARFDDGSTQVLEVAATAETSEPLWLDGRQATLGRREVGYFEIPAGRRTLRLDATAPLYLRLLEQDAPDYLLPALNAPAPGAAEVRAEPLPEPLRRAWTQLADGDIRGLEQASPQRGDLLERLALRTARDNRRREGGLSGAGLLERAAPRRPDHPELGTAADRLLGSHSFFRDLLPASRSQGGSQQFAWVVVRSLRDPGERRGEGVLGEQHLEAGLDQLVGGFFVPVPRRGAAERATLQRTPENRLEIALPGDLLFDTDRAELRPEVREALTELANYLKNRTRGEIRVTGHTDSRAPEAYNQDLSERRAASVALFLTRQGLSPSRLRIAGKGESEPRAGNDSAEGMQLNRRVEIDFEVAAPAPVPQADPAQLYLLPPREAAGALRLLAFRRGEPARSAFWLQLDDQPPIRFELDTRTGLPETEFHRSTAETALEVLAVRHAGIDAGTLGGPFAVRREPAPRPAAASWQLPLAAGSSRVRVWREEAEADEVFLALQYRAAKPYQLAEAGFLEMLRRTHPEPLLQRLGRLLQGGAAWEALPPAGAELDNHLLPLVRWLQGRARGFAAGLSPPAAGAAVPLDEAQRQQLRLEAQAAERSGQWLPALEQWSRLVQGLPATAAAERREAHLQQVEALGALGEGYLAERRLRALLLHDGDPQLRQEAFARLEREYRRNGDSAGLQALLAHAIVTAPEPGRLGELAATLADAGEYPLALAAGLAAGLAAGGEQVSSTLLRACFQLSWWRSFEQLLGELSEDQRHYWQALRELEMGEYAAARGHLRQAGAPGRELERRLLDGLAIHGRLRSADPVVREAALLDWELWQEQQPGPFTWREAGGLVADYPGAATLYAIDTDRYFRAYRSAPGQPVRLRLAGPLRLRIEARPLHPAGGTIPFDGWLRLRDAEGLQLLPISNNLPSPGLAVAGEPDQAAGVLAEGEFAFGPGVHEVEVASEEGPVLVRFFARRPEIPLPVLPPLTPATLLAAAAGWPPQADSLADPQQVFAAARLLSERLQARRQERPAQPPAAARALAEARIDDALTLSEGGQGEQALVRRLTLLLWLAERSPQRRGEALAKAEALVQGAPRSPEIASLLARLGRDSRWEPVTTVSASAGLRYLPLAGWQPESPHLRVRRALLAPLDEGEQLVYGGSSLVVGMLNLQPGRVRLELAAEEAALHPLAPLVAEVGLDDQIPRRLTLDAGKPTEVLDLQVPAGRHGLRVAVEAPLANQYLRVRVLEEQAGHYRPLLQQLERPWQVATAAEPLRLLVPGPAWLRIDELQQGQQLVSYRYVDAGWQELVLVPGAGERERLLRIHQRLSAGEAPSEEGRPPLVTAVPLPGPLLRLEAAGKPPTVHFFDAYPLGGQEDGTWSRYLSLVRRRNVQEDVDLSGNPEQFAEFGATHRYYAPQRRTWFKTDFLARLREEGGPTLGLRERIVHRPEALPVTLRFDGSAFLQRPGGIPLDPTGGGRTDWALGLRGAISQRREITPKTHHLPELFLFVRYLSRDRSPGRERDRERLDQDVFTPYKADHRWGWGLGETLVHQPWLDTRWYAGFTLTSNEDLNPLRPDHLRYRLGWQQLLGDFDLEAGYAASWYFDDGDRAANFTRDQLFLELGWDWWFYRQHRLELRLRLTRDLDRSESLGMLSLLWHGGNGRGYRDFWPGEVDFSGLRERRAATWKNNRIDDAQGD from the coding sequence ATGAACGGCCGCCGTATCACACCTTTGATGCTGGTTCTTGTCCTGCTGCTTTGCGCACCCGGGGTGGTGTCGGCCGCACCCGACCGGGTGCAGGAGCGGCTGCTGGAGCAGTTCGCCCTGCCCCTGCGCTGGGATAATGTCGAAGGGGCCGAGTTCTGGGTCGAGGGGGCCTCGCCGGCCTACGCAAAGGCCAGCGGTTGGCACCTGGTGACCCTGGAGCCCGGCGCCGAGGTCCGGGTACGGCTGCCCGAAGGGGAGCAGCTGCGCGTGGTGCGGCCCGTCGGGGAACTGGCCCCGACAGATCTCGAGGCCTTTGTCTCCAACGGCTCGGGGCTGTTTGCCGCCCAGGCGCTGCAGGGTTCGACCGATGGGCGCTCGCTGCTGCTCACCCCCGATCCGGGGGGGCCGGCGGTGGTGCGCCTGGCGCGGCCCGCGGCCAGCCGCGAGGCGCTCGAGGTGGCGCTGTTCGTTTCGCGGCGTGAACCGCTGGGCGAAATCGCCCCCTACCGTCGCCTGCGCTCCCTGCCGGGGGAGCCGGCCCGACTGCGCACCAGGCACCAGGCTGCAGCGATGGATTTCTGGTGGCTGGCTCCGGAAAAGCCCCTGGAGGTTGAGCTGCAGGGGCCGGCGCGCCTGGCGGTGGAGCACCGCCTCGCCTATCCCCGGGGCGAAAGCGAACAGCGCCTCGGCTACCGGCTGAGCGCCCGCTTCGATGACGGCTCGACCCAGGTGCTGGAGGTCGCCGCCACCGCCGAGACCAGCGAGCCGCTCTGGCTCGACGGCCGCCAGGCGACCCTCGGCCGGCGCGAAGTCGGCTATTTCGAGATCCCCGCCGGGCGCCGGACCCTGCGCCTCGATGCCACCGCCCCGCTCTACCTGCGGCTGCTCGAGCAGGACGCCCCCGACTACCTGCTGCCGGCCCTCAACGCCCCGGCGCCCGGCGCGGCCGAAGTGCGCGCCGAACCCCTGCCCGAGCCGCTGCGCCGGGCCTGGACCCAGCTGGCGGACGGCGATATCCGCGGCCTCGAACAGGCGTCGCCCCAGCGCGGCGATTTGCTGGAGCGGCTGGCCCTGCGCACGGCGCGGGACAACCGTCGCCGCGAAGGCGGCCTGAGCGGCGCCGGGCTGCTGGAGCGGGCCGCGCCCCGGCGCCCTGACCATCCGGAGCTGGGGACCGCCGCCGACCGCCTGCTGGGCAGCCACAGCTTTTTCCGCGACCTGCTCCCGGCCAGCCGCAGCCAGGGCGGATCGCAGCAGTTCGCCTGGGTGGTGGTGCGCTCCCTGCGCGACCCCGGAGAGCGCCGCGGCGAGGGGGTGCTCGGCGAGCAGCACCTGGAGGCCGGACTCGACCAGCTGGTGGGCGGCTTCTTCGTGCCGGTGCCCCGGCGCGGCGCCGCCGAGAGGGCCACTCTGCAGCGCACCCCGGAGAACCGGCTGGAAATCGCGCTGCCCGGCGATCTGCTGTTCGACACCGACCGCGCCGAGCTGCGCCCCGAGGTCCGCGAGGCGCTGACCGAGCTGGCGAACTATCTCAAAAACCGCACCCGGGGCGAAATCCGCGTCACCGGGCACACCGACAGTCGCGCCCCCGAGGCCTACAACCAGGACCTTTCCGAACGCCGCGCCGCCAGCGTCGCCCTGTTCCTGACGCGGCAGGGGCTCAGCCCGAGCCGCCTGCGGATTGCCGGCAAGGGCGAGAGCGAACCGCGGGCGGGCAACGACAGCGCTGAGGGGATGCAGTTGAACCGGCGGGTCGAGATCGATTTCGAAGTCGCCGCGCCCGCCCCGGTGCCGCAGGCCGATCCGGCGCAGCTCTATCTGCTGCCGCCCCGCGAGGCGGCGGGCGCTCTGCGGCTGCTCGCCTTCCGCCGGGGGGAGCCTGCCCGCAGCGCCTTCTGGCTGCAGCTGGATGACCAGCCGCCGATACGGTTCGAGCTGGATACCCGGACCGGACTCCCCGAAACCGAGTTTCACCGCTCGACCGCCGAAACGGCCCTCGAAGTGCTGGCGGTGCGGCATGCGGGGATCGATGCCGGCACCCTCGGCGGACCCTTTGCGGTGCGCCGCGAGCCGGCTCCCCGGCCGGCGGCGGCAAGCTGGCAGCTGCCGCTGGCCGCCGGCAGCTCCCGGGTGCGCGTCTGGCGCGAGGAGGCGGAAGCGGACGAGGTGTTTCTGGCTCTCCAGTACCGGGCCGCCAAGCCCTACCAACTCGCCGAAGCAGGGTTTCTGGAAATGCTCCGGCGCACCCACCCCGAGCCTCTGCTGCAGCGCCTCGGCCGCCTGCTCCAGGGGGGCGCCGCCTGGGAAGCGCTTCCCCCTGCCGGGGCCGAACTCGACAATCATCTGCTGCCCCTGGTGCGCTGGCTGCAGGGGCGGGCCCGCGGCTTTGCCGCCGGACTCTCTCCGCCTGCGGCCGGCGCGGCGGTGCCGCTTGACGAAGCGCAGCGGCAGCAGCTGCGCCTCGAAGCCCAGGCGGCCGAAAGGTCAGGGCAGTGGCTGCCCGCCCTGGAGCAGTGGAGCCGACTGGTGCAGGGGCTGCCCGCTACGGCCGCGGCCGAGCGCCGCGAGGCCCATCTGCAGCAGGTCGAAGCCCTTGGTGCGCTGGGCGAGGGGTATCTCGCCGAGCGCCGGCTGCGCGCCCTGCTGCTGCATGACGGCGACCCGCAGCTGCGCCAGGAGGCCTTCGCCCGCCTCGAGAGGGAGTACCGGCGCAATGGGGATAGCGCCGGTCTGCAGGCGCTGCTGGCCCACGCCATCGTCACGGCGCCCGAGCCCGGGCGGCTTGGCGAGCTGGCCGCGACCCTGGCCGATGCGGGCGAGTACCCCCTGGCCCTGGCCGCCGGGCTGGCCGCCGGGCTGGCCGCCGGCGGGGAGCAGGTGTCGTCGACCCTGCTGCGGGCCTGCTTCCAGCTCTCCTGGTGGCGCTCCTTCGAACAGCTGCTCGGAGAGCTGTCGGAAGATCAGCGACACTACTGGCAGGCCCTGCGCGAATTGGAGATGGGCGAGTATGCCGCCGCCCGCGGGCATCTGCGGCAGGCCGGCGCCCCCGGCCGGGAGCTCGAGCGGCGGCTGCTGGACGGCCTGGCCATCCACGGCCGGCTGCGCTCGGCGGACCCCGTGGTGCGCGAAGCGGCGCTGCTCGACTGGGAACTCTGGCAGGAGCAGCAGCCCGGGCCCTTCACCTGGCGCGAGGCCGGGGGGCTGGTGGCCGACTATCCCGGCGCGGCGACCCTCTATGCCATCGATACCGACCGCTATTTCCGCGCCTATCGCAGCGCTCCGGGGCAACCGGTGCGGCTGCGTCTGGCCGGTCCGCTGCGGCTGCGCATCGAGGCCCGCCCGCTGCACCCGGCAGGGGGCACGATCCCCTTCGACGGCTGGCTGCGCCTGCGCGATGCCGAAGGCCTGCAGCTGCTGCCGATCAGCAACAATCTCCCCTCACCGGGGTTGGCCGTCGCCGGGGAGCCGGATCAGGCCGCCGGCGTTCTGGCCGAGGGGGAGTTCGCCTTCGGCCCCGGCGTCCACGAGGTGGAGGTGGCCAGCGAGGAAGGGCCGGTGCTGGTGCGCTTCTTCGCCCGGCGCCCGGAGATTCCGCTGCCGGTGCTGCCGCCGCTGACCCCGGCGACGCTGTTGGCCGCCGCAGCCGGCTGGCCGCCCCAGGCCGACTCTCTGGCCGATCCGCAGCAGGTGTTCGCCGCGGCACGGCTGCTGTCCGAACGCCTGCAGGCCCGGCGCCAAGAGCGCCCGGCGCAGCCGCCCGCGGCGGCCAGGGCTCTGGCCGAAGCGCGTATCGATGACGCATTGACCCTGAGCGAAGGCGGGCAGGGGGAGCAGGCCCTGGTGCGCCGCCTGACCCTGCTGCTGTGGCTTGCCGAGCGCAGCCCCCAGCGGCGCGGCGAGGCCCTGGCCAAGGCCGAGGCGCTGGTGCAGGGGGCGCCCCGCAGCCCCGAGATCGCCTCCCTGCTGGCGCGCCTGGGCAGGGACAGTCGCTGGGAGCCGGTGACCACCGTCAGCGCCAGCGCCGGCCTGCGCTACCTGCCCCTGGCCGGCTGGCAGCCGGAAAGCCCCCATCTGCGGGTCCGCCGGGCGTTGCTGGCCCCCCTTGACGAGGGGGAGCAGCTGGTCTACGGCGGCAGCAGCCTGGTGGTGGGGATGCTCAACCTGCAGCCGGGCCGGGTGCGCCTGGAGCTGGCCGCCGAAGAGGCGGCGCTGCACCCGCTGGCCCCCCTGGTTGCCGAAGTGGGTCTCGATGACCAGATTCCCCGCCGCCTGACCCTGGATGCCGGCAAGCCGACCGAGGTACTCGACCTGCAGGTTCCTGCCGGACGCCATGGACTGCGGGTCGCCGTCGAGGCCCCCCTGGCCAACCAGTACCTGAGGGTGCGGGTTCTGGAAGAGCAGGCGGGGCACTACCGGCCCCTGCTCCAGCAGCTGGAGCGCCCCTGGCAGGTGGCGACCGCCGCCGAGCCGCTCAGGCTGCTGGTGCCCGGGCCCGCCTGGCTGCGTATCGACGAACTGCAGCAGGGCCAGCAGCTGGTCTCCTATCGCTACGTTGATGCCGGCTGGCAGGAGCTGGTTCTGGTCCCCGGGGCCGGGGAGCGCGAACGGCTGCTGCGTATCCATCAGAGACTGTCCGCCGGGGAAGCACCTTCCGAGGAGGGCCGGCCGCCTCTGGTCACCGCCGTTCCCCTGCCCGGGCCCCTGCTGCGCCTCGAGGCTGCCGGGAAGCCGCCGACGGTGCATTTTTTCGACGCCTACCCGCTGGGAGGTCAGGAGGACGGTACCTGGAGCCGCTACCTCAGCCTGGTGCGCCGCCGCAACGTGCAGGAGGACGTGGATCTCTCCGGAAACCCGGAGCAGTTCGCCGAGTTCGGCGCCACCCACCGCTATTACGCGCCCCAGCGGCGAACCTGGTTCAAGACCGATTTTCTCGCCCGGCTGCGTGAGGAGGGGGGGCCGACCCTCGGCCTGCGCGAGCGCATCGTCCACCGGCCCGAGGCGCTGCCGGTCACCCTGCGGTTCGACGGCAGCGCCTTTCTGCAGCGCCCCGGCGGCATTCCCCTCGATCCCACCGGCGGCGGCCGGACCGACTGGGCCTTGGGCCTGCGCGGCGCTATCAGCCAGCGGCGGGAAATCACCCCCAAAACCCACCACCTGCCCGAGCTGTTCCTGTTCGTCCGCTACCTGAGCCGCGACCGCTCCCCGGGCCGGGAGCGGGACCGCGAGCGGCTTGACCAGGACGTTTTCACCCCCTACAAGGCCGATCACCGCTGGGGCTGGGGGCTGGGGGAAACCCTGGTGCATCAGCCCTGGCTCGATACCCGCTGGTATGCCGGCTTCACCCTGACCTCCAACGAAGACCTCAACCCCCTGCGGCCCGACCATCTGCGCTACCGCCTGGGTTGGCAGCAGCTGCTGGGGGACTTCGACCTGGAGGCGGGCTACGCCGCCAGCTGGTATTTCGACGACGGCGACCGCGCGGCCAACTTCACCCGCGACCAGCTGTTTCTGGAGCTGGGCTGGGACTGGTGGTTCTACCGCCAGCATCGCCTGGAACTCCGGCTGCGCCTGACCCGGGATCTCGACCGCAGCGAGAGCCTGGGGATGCTGTCGCTGCTCTGGCATGGCGGCAACGGTCGCGGCTATCGGGATTTCTGGCCCGGCGAGGTCGACTTTTCCGGCCTGCGCGAGCGGCGGGCCGCCACTTGGAAGAACAACAGGATCGACGATGCGCAAGGCGACTGA
- a CDS encoding poly-gamma-glutamate biosynthesis protein PgsC/CapC: MDIFPLNIFPIGSLASSVVTTVWLGVLVVTFFNLRLGWVLSGLVVPGYLVPLLILKPWAAAVVLGEGLVTYLMVWLVSEVLSRRGWWSPFFGRDRFFALILFSILVRILCDLVLLPMLGEALNRHFGLQFDYRYHLHSFGLIIVALIANQFWKPGLRRGLLPFATILGLTYVLVRFGLMEWTNFTISTLGYLYEDVAFSILASPKSYIILLTAAFIASRMNLYYGWDFNGILIPSLLALQWYQPLKILTSFAEAAVILVLAALVLRTPLYRRASVEGARKLRLFFNIGFVYKMALGYLLLWLAPEVKVTDYYGFGYLLPTLMAVRMHDKEIVLRLTRATLQTSLVAVAAASLAGFCLTLLPAFWGPRASSVSVAAPPLVKLENERLSEVLKGEKVALYQARSQPPVAPLPREIDLFSAGVDRLLAYGQGRDPAQLDEARRLLAGANYQIQEIEGRLLLRETEPRRGWGVYVLNLAAPGALTIEVPAPLAEWGSLEGAAGLFAALNARALAVAGPSRPAASGADALAASQGLFQAFHRQVGRENALQVRGYTAASIRALSGVRAGDDVVEPPEPQTGLWVKSELPPGLDLARLERLVGGYGIHWGEPPLVNPQRLVSRTGFAELLIDRKGMRRLRFAAAVPERDLRVTEQHQRIDGYLQDWLLGGKEKIAPRGSDAYLPPRPEELLYLDEEVLAPLLRLAVSGRDFKAWSEADREELRSLADAAAAMGYQLVQYHHLGTGQDYLILAEDEAAAPQRFWGTYVLRLGPAQGFAVQNPRPLYELNSFEYAVSLFEELQARALLVGGTHPRANFDGSSDLVQERNKQSLFSLFNQALLRISADQPLLAVQVRAFGFRPGQPQLPADVLLAPASGASQADLLAPLERKLWENLRLEELDVALVDGSAATAGYEVGGNLQYLQLAMARNKEFALLWLSPLARAGYRQQDENRWQAGQFSALGIPTREADLPRLLQQSRWAEGGGVPPELRRLLGAYLANQDIISLQRVARDWPSLRLERVIGLNSRQAFLLVHDAGGRILLVANLAPRNLERGFVLDKPEEAAATIASFIQTRAAWLEPGGGR; this comes from the coding sequence TTGGACATTTTCCCTTTGAACATATTCCCCATCGGCAGCCTCGCCAGCTCGGTTGTGACCACGGTCTGGCTCGGGGTTCTGGTGGTGACCTTCTTCAACCTCCGGCTCGGCTGGGTGCTCTCCGGGCTGGTCGTCCCGGGCTACCTGGTGCCGCTGCTGATCCTCAAGCCCTGGGCGGCTGCGGTGGTGCTCGGTGAGGGCCTGGTGACCTACCTGATGGTCTGGCTGGTCAGCGAGGTCCTTTCCCGGCGCGGCTGGTGGAGCCCCTTTTTCGGCCGCGACCGGTTTTTTGCCCTGATCCTGTTCAGCATCCTGGTGCGCATCCTTTGCGACCTGGTGCTGCTGCCGATGCTGGGCGAGGCCCTCAACCGGCACTTCGGCCTGCAGTTCGACTACCGCTACCACCTGCACAGTTTCGGCCTGATCATCGTCGCCCTGATCGCCAACCAGTTCTGGAAGCCCGGCCTGCGCCGCGGCCTGCTCCCCTTCGCGACGATTCTCGGCCTGACCTACGTGCTGGTCCGCTTCGGGCTGATGGAGTGGACCAATTTCACCATCAGCACCCTGGGCTACCTCTACGAGGATGTGGCCTTTTCCATCCTGGCCAGCCCCAAGTCCTACATCATCCTGCTGACCGCCGCCTTCATCGCCTCGCGCATGAACCTCTATTACGGGTGGGATTTCAACGGGATCCTGATCCCCTCGCTGCTCGCCCTGCAGTGGTACCAACCGCTCAAGATCCTCACCTCCTTCGCCGAGGCGGCGGTCATCCTGGTGCTGGCGGCCCTGGTGCTGCGCACCCCCCTGTACCGCCGGGCTTCGGTGGAAGGGGCGCGCAAACTGAGGCTGTTTTTCAACATCGGCTTCGTTTACAAGATGGCCCTTGGCTACCTGCTGCTGTGGCTGGCGCCCGAGGTGAAGGTGACGGACTATTACGGCTTCGGTTACCTGCTGCCGACGCTGATGGCGGTGCGGATGCACGACAAGGAGATTGTCCTGAGGCTGACCCGCGCGACCCTGCAGACCTCCCTGGTGGCGGTGGCGGCGGCCAGCCTGGCGGGGTTTTGCCTGACCCTGCTGCCGGCTTTCTGGGGGCCCCGGGCGAGCAGCGTCTCGGTGGCGGCGCCGCCGCTGGTAAAGCTCGAAAACGAGCGTCTGAGCGAGGTGCTGAAGGGCGAAAAAGTGGCACTCTACCAGGCTCGCAGCCAGCCGCCGGTGGCGCCTCTGCCCCGGGAGATCGACCTGTTTTCCGCCGGAGTCGATCGCCTGCTGGCCTACGGGCAGGGGAGGGATCCTGCGCAGCTGGATGAGGCGCGGCGCCTGTTGGCCGGGGCCAATTACCAGATCCAGGAGATCGAGGGGCGTCTGCTGCTGCGCGAAACCGAACCCCGCCGGGGCTGGGGGGTCTACGTCCTCAACCTGGCGGCTCCCGGAGCCCTCACCATCGAGGTGCCCGCGCCCCTTGCCGAGTGGGGATCGCTGGAGGGGGCCGCGGGCCTGTTTGCGGCCCTGAATGCCCGGGCGCTGGCCGTGGCTGGCCCGAGTCGCCCTGCGGCCTCGGGGGCCGACGCCCTGGCGGCCAGCCAAGGCCTGTTCCAGGCCTTTCACCGTCAGGTTGGGCGAGAGAACGCTCTGCAGGTCAGGGGCTACACGGCGGCCAGCATCCGCGCCCTCAGCGGGGTGCGCGCCGGCGACGATGTGGTGGAGCCTCCCGAGCCGCAGACCGGCCTCTGGGTCAAGTCGGAGCTCCCCCCGGGGCTTGACCTGGCGCGGCTCGAGAGGCTGGTCGGCGGTTACGGCATCCATTGGGGCGAACCGCCCCTGGTCAATCCGCAGCGTCTGGTTTCGCGGACCGGTTTCGCCGAACTGCTGATCGACCGCAAGGGGATGCGCAGGCTGCGCTTCGCTGCCGCCGTGCCCGAGCGGGATCTGCGTGTCACCGAGCAGCATCAGCGCATTGACGGCTACCTTCAGGACTGGCTGCTGGGGGGCAAGGAGAAAATCGCCCCGCGCGGCAGCGACGCTTACCTGCCGCCGCGTCCCGAAGAGCTGCTTTATCTCGACGAGGAGGTGCTCGCCCCTCTGCTGCGCCTGGCAGTCTCGGGCCGGGATTTCAAGGCCTGGAGCGAAGCGGACCGGGAAGAGCTCCGCAGTCTGGCCGACGCGGCGGCGGCCATGGGCTACCAGCTGGTCCAGTATCACCACCTCGGCACCGGCCAGGACTACCTGATCCTGGCCGAGGACGAGGCCGCCGCGCCCCAGCGCTTCTGGGGGACCTATGTGCTGCGCCTTGGACCGGCGCAGGGGTTTGCGGTGCAGAATCCCCGGCCGCTCTACGAGCTGAACAGCTTCGAGTACGCTGTCTCGCTGTTCGAAGAACTGCAGGCCCGCGCCCTGCTGGTCGGCGGCACCCATCCCCGCGCCAATTTTGACGGCAGTTCCGACCTGGTGCAGGAGCGCAACAAGCAGAGCCTGTTCAGCCTGTTCAACCAGGCGCTGCTGCGGATCAGCGCAGATCAGCCCCTGCTGGCGGTACAGGTCAGGGCCTTCGGCTTCCGCCCCGGGCAGCCGCAGCTCCCGGCCGATGTCCTGCTGGCTCCGGCCAGCGGCGCCAGCCAGGCTGATTTGCTGGCCCCGCTGGAACGAAAACTCTGGGAGAACCTGCGCCTGGAAGAGCTCGATGTCGCCCTGGTCGATGGTTCGGCCGCGACGGCCGGCTACGAGGTGGGCGGCAATCTGCAGTATCTGCAGCTGGCGATGGCGCGCAACAAGGAGTTCGCTCTGCTCTGGCTCTCACCGCTGGCCCGGGCCGGTTATCGTCAGCAGGACGAAAATCGCTGGCAGGCCGGTCAGTTCTCCGCTCTGGGGATTCCCACCCGCGAGGCCGACCTGCCGCGGCTGCTGCAGCAAAGTCGCTGGGCGGAAGGGGGCGGGGTGCCGCCGGAACTGCGCCGTTTACTGGGCGCATACCTTGCCAACCAGGACATCATCAGTCTGCAGCGGGTGGCGCGGGACTGGCCGTCACTGCGCTTGGAGCGGGTCATCGGGCTTAACTCGCGGCAGGCCTTCCTGCTCGTCCATGACGCGGGCGGGCGAATCCTGCTGGTGGCCAACCTGGCTCCGCGGAACCTGGAGCGCGGCTTTGTCCTCGACAAGCCCGAAGAGGCCGCGGCGACCATCGCCAGTTTCATCCAGACCCGGGCCGCCTGGCTCGAGCCGGGAGGTGGGCGATGA